Proteins encoded in a region of the Haloarcula sp. CBA1129 genome:
- a CDS encoding NRDE family protein, protein MCTIVLAWQVFDGTPVAVAANRDERLDRPSQSPQQRHWGSRVVAPADEEADGTWIGYNEHGLLAAVTNRWVDAELAGDRSRGLLVRDALSHESAESAARAVEQATRAAEYEGFNLLLADENAAVLLEWDGQLAVQNFKPGVHVVVNVGADGDYRIPAHRPDAGEEQATNATRLHEVLAPEPGEAADEWIDRAGDTISDHEYGVCVHGNGFGTRSSSLITLGADHEYQYADGPPCRTPYRPVEGQI, encoded by the coding sequence GTGTACAATCGTCCTCGCGTGGCAGGTCTTCGACGGCACGCCGGTCGCGGTCGCGGCGAACCGTGACGAGCGACTCGACCGGCCGTCGCAGTCGCCACAACAGCGCCACTGGGGGAGTCGCGTCGTGGCACCGGCAGACGAGGAGGCCGACGGGACGTGGATCGGCTACAACGAGCACGGCCTGCTGGCGGCGGTGACGAACCGCTGGGTCGACGCCGAACTGGCCGGCGACCGCTCGCGCGGCTTGCTCGTCCGGGACGCGTTGAGTCACGAGAGCGCGGAGTCCGCCGCTCGCGCCGTCGAGCAAGCAACTAGAGCGGCCGAGTACGAGGGGTTCAATCTCCTGCTGGCCGACGAAAACGCCGCCGTCCTGCTGGAATGGGACGGTCAGCTCGCGGTCCAGAACTTCAAGCCCGGCGTTCACGTCGTCGTCAACGTCGGTGCGGACGGCGACTATCGGATTCCCGCCCATCGGCCCGATGCCGGCGAGGAGCAAGCGACAAACGCGACACGGCTACACGAGGTACTTGCTCCGGAGCCCGGCGAAGCCGCCGACGAGTGGATCGACCGCGCTGGCGATACCATCAGCGATCACGAGTACGGCGTCTGCGTCCACGGCAACGGCTTCGGCACGCGGTCGTCATCGCTCATCACGCTGGGTGCTGACCACGAGTATCAGTACGCGGACGGGCCGCCATGCCGGACGCCCTACCGCCCGGTCGAAGGTCAGATTTAA
- the menD gene encoding 2-succinyl-5-enolpyruvyl-6-hydroxy-3-cyclohexene-1-carboxylic-acid synthase encodes MTAPNVNTLWAETLVAELAAGGVDAVCLSPGSRSTPLTVAFAEHPEIKVFSHLDERSAAFFALGRARRTGKPTPLVCTSGTAAANYHPAVIEANQSGVPLLVLTADRPPELIDSGANQTVDQEKLYGDAVRWYRDMPEPEAEPRKIRMLRTTAARALAESTGADPGPVHLNCRFRKPLEPTPVPEDDPAGVSADWAGGDDAAEAGRDGPFVTTSEGVVTPDEQTVHRVRESLRAAERGLIVTGPADRGLGAESLERLASKTGFPVLADPLSDMRFGPHVDSLDVPVCGGYDGYLGRESVDEWGDPDVVVRFGASPTSKPLRRYLRDADCQQFLVDPAGGWSEAEFTATDLLVADPDATADALAAEPLDGIAASWREQFATAEQAHWDAVAETVADTYWEGGVLADVAALAPDPATLFVSNSMPIRDMDRFGRPRDADLTVLGNRGASGIDGITSTALGAGSATTDPLVLVTGDLAYYHDMNGLLALGRCAVDATVVLLNNDGGGIFHMLPIEDHPTFEDQFRTPHGLDFEPTEALYSLEFERVADRRQFRERFAESVRTDGTQVIEVRFDAGDSHAVRERLAEQVAASLAGD; translated from the coding sequence ATGACTGCACCGAACGTCAACACGCTGTGGGCGGAGACGCTCGTAGCCGAACTCGCCGCGGGCGGCGTTGACGCAGTCTGCCTCTCGCCGGGCAGTCGCTCGACGCCGCTAACGGTGGCTTTCGCCGAACACCCCGAAATCAAGGTGTTTTCCCATCTCGACGAGCGGTCGGCGGCCTTCTTTGCGCTGGGACGCGCCCGCCGGACCGGCAAGCCGACGCCGCTGGTCTGCACGTCGGGGACGGCGGCAGCGAACTATCACCCGGCGGTCATCGAAGCGAACCAGTCGGGCGTTCCGCTGCTCGTGCTGACGGCGGACCGACCGCCCGAGCTCATCGACAGCGGGGCGAACCAGACTGTCGACCAAGAGAAGCTGTACGGCGACGCCGTCCGCTGGTATCGAGATATGCCCGAGCCCGAGGCTGAGCCACGGAAGATACGAATGCTGCGAACCACCGCGGCCCGCGCCCTCGCAGAGAGTACCGGAGCCGACCCGGGCCCGGTCCACCTGAACTGTCGGTTCCGGAAGCCGCTGGAGCCGACGCCGGTGCCCGAGGACGACCCGGCGGGCGTTTCGGCCGACTGGGCGGGCGGCGACGATGCGGCCGAGGCTGGCCGAGACGGACCGTTCGTCACGACGAGTGAGGGCGTGGTCACGCCGGACGAACAGACAGTGCACCGTGTTCGAGAGTCGCTTCGGGCCGCTGAACGGGGACTCATCGTCACTGGGCCGGCCGACCGGGGGCTCGGTGCCGAGTCGCTGGAGCGGCTGGCGTCGAAGACTGGCTTTCCCGTCCTCGCGGACCCGCTCTCTGACATGCGGTTCGGCCCGCACGTCGACAGCCTCGACGTGCCGGTCTGTGGCGGCTACGACGGCTATCTCGGACGCGAGAGCGTCGACGAGTGGGGTGACCCCGATGTCGTCGTCCGATTCGGCGCGTCGCCGACCTCGAAGCCGCTGCGGCGCTACCTCCGGGACGCCGACTGCCAGCAGTTCCTCGTCGACCCGGCCGGCGGCTGGTCGGAGGCCGAGTTCACGGCAACAGACCTACTCGTTGCCGACCCCGACGCCACTGCCGACGCGCTCGCTGCGGAGCCGCTGGACGGTATCGCGGCGTCGTGGCGCGAGCAGTTCGCCACGGCGGAGCAGGCGCACTGGGACGCCGTTGCCGAAACCGTCGCCGACACTTACTGGGAGGGCGGCGTTCTCGCGGACGTGGCGGCGCTGGCCCCCGATCCAGCCACGCTGTTTGTCTCGAACAGCATGCCGATACGGGACATGGACCGGTTCGGCCGACCCCGCGACGCCGATCTGACCGTGCTGGGTAACCGCGGAGCCAGCGGCATCGATGGCATCACCTCGACGGCGCTCGGGGCCGGCAGCGCGACGACGGACCCGCTCGTGCTCGTCACCGGTGACTTGGCGTACTACCATGACATGAACGGCCTGCTCGCCCTCGGTCGCTGTGCCGTGGACGCGACGGTCGTCCTACTCAACAACGACGGCGGCGGCATCTTCCACATGCTGCCCATCGAGGATCACCCCACCTTCGAGGACCAGTTCCGGACGCCACACGGGCTCGACTTCGAGCCGACCGAGGCGCTCTATTCGCTGGAGTTCGAGCGGGTAGCCGACCGTCGGCAGTTCCGCGAGCGGTTCGCCGAGTCAGTCCGGACCGATGGGACGCAGGTCATCGAGGTCCGGTTCGACGCGGGCGACAGCCACGCGGTCAGAGAGCGGCTTGCCGAACAGGTCGCGGCATCCCTCGCCGGCGACTGA
- a CDS encoding J domain-containing protein — MTETFYDVLGVSTDASTAAIEAAYREQLKETHPDVSDAADAGEATQRLIEARDVLTDEAERARYDRVGHDAYVASGSNIADDGDSDAAEAARRAGYEESASATDRTESSADSRTSQTNARERARRERAARERVTEDRQQRSTADADTSSSTGQSAGATSGTATASKSASTRHSDTTATSGFSDTAGSGATWSSSSTYSVRQTDTPSRGPLLEMPTNRGLTLFAITFALYPVMLFSALLPAFPLWVNLTIGVCTLFMVGYLQSEPTIAIMVFGSWSLTTTVLLVTLNISAFSLIGALALSGTWLPFGLSLLTASVLRL; from the coding sequence ATGACAGAGACCTTCTACGATGTACTGGGCGTTTCAACCGACGCTTCGACGGCGGCAATCGAGGCGGCCTATCGGGAGCAACTGAAAGAGACCCATCCAGACGTGAGCGACGCGGCCGACGCCGGCGAGGCCACACAGCGACTCATCGAGGCCCGCGACGTACTCACCGACGAGGCCGAGCGGGCGCGGTACGACCGGGTGGGACACGACGCCTACGTCGCGAGCGGGAGTAATATAGCGGACGACGGCGACAGTGACGCGGCCGAAGCGGCGCGGCGCGCAGGCTATGAGGAGTCTGCTTCGGCTACCGACCGGACCGAATCGAGCGCTGACTCCCGCACATCTCAGACCAACGCCCGGGAACGAGCGCGACGCGAACGGGCCGCCAGAGAGCGCGTCACCGAGGACAGACAGCAGCGCTCGACTGCCGACGCCGATACCTCTTCGAGCACCGGTCAGTCGGCCGGCGCGACCAGCGGGACGGCAACTGCGTCAAAATCAGCGTCGACCCGGCACTCGGACACCACCGCGACCAGCGGCTTCAGCGACACCGCCGGCAGCGGGGCCACTTGGAGTTCGTCGTCCACGTACTCCGTCCGCCAGACCGACACCCCATCCCGCGGGCCGCTCTTGGAGATGCCGACCAACCGGGGGCTGACGCTGTTTGCCATCACGTTCGCCCTCTACCCGGTGATGCTGTTCAGCGCGCTGCTGCCGGCGTTCCCGTTGTGGGTCAACCTGACAATCGGTGTCTGTACGCTCTTCATGGTCGGTTACCTCCAGTCCGAGCCCACTATCGCGATTATGGTGTTCGGGAGCTGGAGCCTGACAACAACGGTGCTACTGGTCACGCTGAATATCAGTGCGTTCTCGCTCATCGGGGCGCTGGCACTGTCAGGGACGTGGCTCCCGTTCGGACTGTCGCTGCTGACAGCGTCCGTGTTGCGGCTCTGA
- a CDS encoding ABC transporter substrate-binding protein, with product MKAKCFKLLGQPKTASNDETTRKGPTRREAITYGGAVIGGGLFAGCSGQSTDDSTPTGETATDAEQTEPVTSTPASDYTTDLLPVGTVRLDDSPENVLTHFPWFADMASALGRGESINNVWWDGTASTLEYFTAGMDGFDIAWADRTASYGFSKEQLYELDSDLHLVDPAWLSTQDNWNQSDINEVADNISPWLGNYYSSFHATPPEGWADTYQYYTLWELFDRVASLYGERSRYEMLASVHDDLLGTIEAELPPESERPTVAFLSISTDLSSIYLLRLNAPGYFNSHTRPLGAVDAFGGEKWEGAFKQVDMEALLEADPDAILALWTVTDAVDFEQMTQNLKDDPVGGDLSAVRNDRVYAQGTRWQGPLMNLFQLEMTAKQLYPEQFGAWPGYENGDSYPEFEPADQLFDHRRVAETIRTDG from the coding sequence GTGAAAGCGAAGTGTTTTAAATTATTAGGCCAACCTAAAACCGCGTCCAACGACGAAACGACACGCAAGGGCCCGACGCGGCGCGAGGCGATTACGTACGGCGGCGCGGTCATCGGCGGGGGTCTGTTCGCGGGCTGTTCAGGCCAGTCGACCGACGATTCGACGCCGACGGGCGAGACAGCGACAGACGCGGAACAGACGGAGCCGGTGACTTCGACGCCGGCGTCCGACTACACGACGGACCTGTTGCCGGTCGGGACGGTTCGTCTCGACGACTCGCCTGAGAACGTCCTCACGCACTTCCCGTGGTTTGCAGACATGGCGAGCGCACTCGGTCGCGGGGAGAGCATCAACAACGTCTGGTGGGACGGAACTGCGTCAACGCTCGAGTACTTCACCGCCGGGATGGACGGCTTCGATATCGCGTGGGCGGACAGGACGGCGTCGTACGGCTTCTCGAAGGAGCAACTGTACGAACTCGACAGCGACCTACATCTCGTCGATCCGGCGTGGCTGTCGACACAAGACAACTGGAACCAGAGCGACATCAACGAGGTCGCGGACAACATCAGCCCGTGGCTCGGTAATTACTACAGCAGTTTCCACGCGACGCCGCCGGAGGGGTGGGCCGACACGTACCAGTACTACACCCTCTGGGAACTGTTCGACCGTGTCGCGTCGCTGTACGGTGAACGGTCCCGCTACGAGATGCTGGCGTCGGTCCACGACGACCTGCTCGGGACTATCGAGGCCGAACTCCCGCCGGAGTCGGAGCGACCGACGGTAGCTTTCCTCTCCATTTCGACCGACCTGTCCTCGATATACCTGCTCCGACTGAACGCGCCCGGGTACTTCAATTCCCACACCCGACCGCTCGGTGCCGTCGACGCCTTCGGCGGCGAGAAGTGGGAGGGCGCGTTCAAACAGGTCGACATGGAGGCGCTGCTAGAGGCCGACCCGGATGCGATACTCGCGCTCTGGACCGTCACGGACGCCGTCGACTTCGAGCAGATGACACAGAACCTCAAAGACGACCCCGTCGGCGGCGACCTGTCGGCAGTCCGGAATGACCGCGTGTACGCGCAGGGAACCCGCTGGCAGGGGCCGCTAATGAACCTCTTCCAGCTTGAGATGACAGCCAAGCAGTTGTATCCCGAGCAGTTCGGCGCGTGGCCGGGCTACGAGAACGGCGATTCCTACCCCGAGTTCGAGCCGGCGGACCAGCTGTTCGACCACCGGCGAGTGGCTGAGACCATCCGGACCGACGGGTAG
- a CDS encoding 1,4-dihydroxy-2-naphthoyl-CoA synthase, which translates to MVSEIFDPERWTVIDRFDFADITYHRSTDTGAVRIAFDRPEKRNAFRPETVDELATALDHAKRQTDVGCVILTGNGPSPKDGGWAFCSGGDQSIRGESGYEYSESPRDSDTASGEQSDPRETSDGVTDDAPENVGRLHILEVQRQIRHIPKPVVAVVPGWAVGGGHSLHVVCDLTLASEEHAKFLQTDPDVGSFDGGFGSAYLARQVGQKKAREVFFLGKTYDAEEAADMGMVNDVVPHEDLEDTAIEWAKRMNEKSPTAMRMLKYAFNLDSDGMVGQQVFAGEATRLAYMTDEAQEGRDAFNEGRKPDFDDVPWHY; encoded by the coding sequence ATGGTCTCTGAAATATTCGACCCGGAGCGATGGACGGTCATCGACCGGTTCGACTTCGCCGATATCACCTATCACCGCTCGACTGACACGGGCGCGGTCCGCATCGCCTTCGACCGACCGGAGAAGCGCAACGCCTTCCGGCCGGAGACAGTCGACGAGCTCGCAACAGCGCTTGACCACGCCAAGCGACAGACCGATGTGGGCTGTGTCATCCTGACTGGGAACGGCCCGTCGCCGAAAGACGGCGGCTGGGCCTTCTGTTCCGGCGGGGATCAGAGCATCCGCGGCGAGAGCGGGTACGAGTACAGCGAGTCGCCCCGCGACTCGGACACAGCGAGCGGGGAGCAGAGCGACCCGCGAGAAACGAGTGACGGCGTGACCGACGACGCTCCCGAGAACGTCGGCCGGCTTCACATTCTCGAAGTCCAGCGCCAGATTCGCCACATCCCAAAGCCCGTCGTCGCGGTCGTCCCGGGGTGGGCCGTCGGCGGCGGCCACTCGCTGCACGTCGTCTGTGACCTCACGCTCGCCAGCGAGGAACACGCGAAATTCCTCCAGACGGACCCCGACGTGGGAAGTTTCGACGGCGGCTTCGGCTCGGCGTATCTCGCGCGTCAGGTCGGCCAGAAGAAGGCCCGCGAGGTGTTCTTCCTCGGGAAGACCTACGACGCCGAGGAAGCCGCGGACATGGGGATGGTCAACGACGTGGTGCCCCACGAAGACTTGGAGGACACCGCTATCGAATGGGCCAAACGGATGAATGAGAAGTCACCGACGGCGATGCGGATGCTCAAGTACGCGTTCAACCTCGATTCCGACGGGATGGTCGGCCAGCAGGTGTTCGCCGGCGAGGCGACGCGGCTGGCGTACATGACCGACGAGGCACAGGAGGGGCGGGACGCGTTCAACGAGGGCCGCAAGCCGGATTTCGACGACGTGCCGTGGCACTACTAA